From the genome of Solanum lycopersicum chromosome 7, SLM_r2.1:
attctttttttcttcttaatctacattccaagtcaaactagatcaacctttttgaaacggagatAACAAGACTCCCTCCCACCAGAAGAAAGATTGATCGCTTTCGGTAACCCAGGGCTCCATTGCGTGTGCTCGAGGtagaagtttttttttagaaagatgTGAATGGGAAAAAATTCTGAAACGGAGatagtaattaaaattttaaaaaagtaaaatattttgtgtttttatagGACATGTTAAAGGTTACAAGAATCCTCAAAACCATCTGAATATTCTTCGGAACAAAAGTACTAGAATTACACGACgtgatttaaattaaaaattctaattttgagcttcaatattgaaaaaattttCTTCACAAAGCCTTTTTTCGTTGTAATGAGACTACTAAGCAAAAACGCCAATTGTTCAGGACATTTTGTTACTATCACCATGGATCCCCTTACTTTCATTATATCGCCGTGAATTGTAtcgtaaaataaatatataaaacggataatataatttaagcagaaaaagattaatataatttttagtcCCAAAAGGTGTACTGCTATGTTGCATGTTTTGATTGGCTAACTatgtttttttccaaaaaaaaatatttgcaaaagGTACCAATGAGAGAGTGCCACAATTAACAATATTACAATTTGCATGAAAATTAGGAAGATAATGACATTGACCTCTTTCGCTAATTTGCTTCCAATTATCCGCAATAACTTTCGGAAAGGATCAACCCGTTAGTGATATTATAcgattttaaatatgtttactTATATATTCAAACGTAATAATACTCCTATATTACAACTTTGATATCATCTATAATAACTTAGTTCACTAGTAATACAATATGTTCTGATTCTAGACaagtaaaatattaaagtaCAGTTACTATTGTGTATGATCTGCTtacttatatatttaatatatttcttgtgttttatttagttatatattcAATGTATTTCTTGTGTTTTATTGACATgaaatatcttatttaattatgtaCTACCTCGAAAAGCGGGAGATTTCTAAAGTATGAGTTTATATTTTCTCAATAACTTCAAtttaatgtaaaataataactaagttcattattgataatttataagtattttctaaatttttaatataaatacaaaatatgatCTCATATCTTTAGATGCTAAAAAAAATAGACTTTCATGTCACcgtataataataaaaaatgaccAACTCTTAGTCTCTCACCTTTTTCACATAGTGTATCACTTTTCATCCAGTATAGGAGAAAAGTTTTGTGCAAGTAATAGATCACCtagatttaaaatttgaaatcacaaaaaaaaaaattattgctttTTTGGTAAATTAGTTATATCTAATCTAACTATTGATTCTGTCGAAATAGAatagaaattatttaaattatcgGTAATGTACACGTCAAATTCATGGTTTTGAAACATAGTGGTTAAGGACaaagatttttctttatttattctcccaaaaaaatacatgtaattttaggggataatgcacaagtaccctcttaacctatgtccgaaatttcagagacacacttatactatactaaggtcctattacccctgaacttattttataagtaattttctacccctttttgcctacttggcactagtttgaaaaaaaaagtcaacaatcgttgggcccacaaaatagtgccacgtaggtcgaaaaggggtaaaaaattattaataaaataagttctaggggtaataggacctaagtatagtataagtgtgtctctgagatttcgggcatacgctaggggtacttgggcattatccctaattTTAGGGTggtaatatacataaaaaattggaagaacttattttattttttattagaatttttaaatttaaatatgaatggtcttttttttttcttttgattgatTAATCAAGTGCTAATAATACTAAACACTAGATTAAAAgccaaaaaaatatcaaacaaaaattaatcaagTACCAGTAGTGATACTAATGCTAGCATTGAATACCATAttagaaatcaagaaaaaacaaacaaacatcaTCGAGTGTCAATATTAGTATTGAACACtagaataagaaataaaaaaaacacacacaaaaattatTAGAGCGACAAAACCAAATAACCCAAACAAAGATTAGTCGAATATCAACATTAATATTGACAACCAAATTTAATAACCAAGAAGAAAACACAGATAATAATTAATCTAGTTGCAAcagtaaattaaaaatcaaagaagacACAAACAAAAACACTAATATTGAACGCCAAATAAAAAAACCAAAGTTAGTCGAGAACCAAACATCATTATTGAATACCATATTAGAAACCACAAACAAAAATCAGTATCAATACTGAACACCACATTCGAAATCTACCAACATGAATATCGAACGAAACACAAGCTAAAAACTAAAGAAACAGAAACACAATCAAAGAGAAAGGGTGGAAAATAGTATAAgcgatgatttttttttttgatatacaAGAAAACAGAGAGTTACAGGAACATTGTATTGTATTCCTATAATAAGGTATATATACTCTCTCATGCACAATCAAATGTGAAAGAATCACCAGAAAAAAACCAGCTGAGCTCCCATTTTCTAACTACATCCAAGCTACTAACTGGTTCTCTGAGAATCTCTCACActatataaacaaagaaaaaagatgTAGAAATAATCAAAGAAACGAACTCCATTAAAGAGGAATATTCCGGGGACGTATATTCTAAACCATCCCTCTGGTAAATTTTCCTCAGTAATAGTCACAATCATGCCTGATTTGCCAAATCATTGGCGTTTATGAATGTTCCATGAAATCCATAAGGAACTCTTGATGGAAGCTTCACAGTTGCCTCCAACTTCAAACTCATTGCGTTAACAATTTGCAGTTCTGATTTccattctttctcatcgtgAACGAAAGCTAAAATATAACCATCGTCTTCTTCCTTGCTGTTGGGGTCTCTTGGTAAAAAAAGAGGTTCCCCACCATATTTGTTGTCACCATAAATGAATTTCTCAACTTCACCGGTGAACAGGTTTACTTTTGCAAAACCAGAAACTTTTGGCCATGGTTCAGCGATAGCCAAATAAGCATACTCTGTTTTCCTTCCGAGTTTGTTTCGGTTCACCATTCCAGCTTCTAAATTCACTTGTTCATCCGGGTTTTCGATTATGgattttcttgttgatttcCCTGTTTTCAAATTGAGACGGATTTCGGATAAAACACTCTTTAGCCcttcatcacattcattgaaAATGGAGTCTGGTGGTGTCATACATGAACCAATTACAACGATTTCATCTGTTTCTGCTTCTTCCCAAGCATTCCAGAGGTGGAAACAGAAACAATCAGGTACTTCAACCCATTTCAAATCAGACCCATCTTTCGCGTACTTATCCAGAATACCAAATCGGGAAACTTTGTTCTTGTCGTAAACCACCGGTGAACCTCCACGGATCATTTCAGACATCTTGAAAACGACTTGTTGATCAGGAATGACGACGAAGTTCTCAGTAATTGCGAAATCATGCATCATTGTTGGGTCTTCAACTGGAATTTCAACATCATTTgatttttccccattttttgaaaatctgaAGTACTTGAGGTATGGCTTCTGAATCACATCGTAGCTAAGAGCAAATAGCTCACCGGAAACTGGGTCGAGCTTTGGGTGAGCTATCATGGTGGATTTTAGCTGGCCGTCGAAATCGAATCGACCCTCTGTTTTAAGATCGCCGGTGGGTGTTACCTTTACATGGTAAGGCAAATCATCTTCAGACATAGCAAGTAATCGGTTATTGAAATAGACTAAACCGGCGTTTGCAACACCAGTTCCTTTACTGTGATCAACAAGTCCGAAGAGCCCACGAGCGTAAAACAGCATAAGCCTTGCAATTCCAGAGTGACCATGTAATTCACCAATGGCTTTAGGGAAAACAGGGCGACCCAAAGCTTTTTCTTGAACAAGCCTCTCTGTTTCAGTGAAACGGCAAGCGTAACTAGCCGACCCATTTTTGAATTGAACGGCGTGAACCATACCGTCGCCGTCGAAGAAATGGTGTCCGGCGGTTGGTTCAAAAAGAGGGTTAGCTCCGTTTCGAACGTAAACGCCTTGAACACATTTGGGTATTTTTCCGGTGACCGGAAGAGATTGACAGACTGGATTTTCCGGTACCGGAGCAAAATTCCCAGAAATCTGGACTCGTGGGTCGGCTGTTTTCGGCAAAGGGTGTTCAAGTTCATGTTTAGTTAAAGCACTTTCTACAGCATCTAAAGCCATTGCTGCTGCTTTCTGCACTAAATTCCACTtggaagttgaagaagaagaggagttGTTGTTTTCTTGTTTTGGGTGTGAAATTGTATTATTCTTTGGTGTTTGATAATTTGAAGATTGTTTAGGAAAATGAAGTATAGGTGGAGCTTGAAGAGAGGAATTAATGTTGAGACTTTGCCTATTATGTTGATTTTTGAGTAGAGAAATAGAGTTTGATGCAAAACCAAACTCCTTTGATGATGGCATTGACAACTTAGTCTTAATCCATGTATTTGTGGCATGTGAAGTAGTAGTTGCCATAGCtacctattttctttttcttttttttggatgtTAATAGTACAATTTGGTGTTGTGGAAaggggattttttttttttttttgtagagagAAAAGAGGTGGGAAATGAGGAGAGTTTATGTTTAGTTTCCTTTTGAGTTGAGTTTATAGAAGAGAGAAGGGGAGGATTTGTATATATAGAGTTGGGGAGAGTGTGGAATTATGGTCCACTTCTAACATGTAAGAGAAGACCACGTGTTGGATATGTGAAAAATGCATATTTGGAGGATTAAACTCTTTACTACTACTATATATTACTACTAATACAACAAATGACCCATGTGGGTGTGGGGAGAAGGGGTGGGTGTCCCTACATTTTttgttatgaaaataaatttgacaataCTACCTAACTCTCTGTGTTTATGATCGATCACTGAGCGTCTATTAcgattaatttgaatttgcatatagtaaaatttatttttgaaaatgacattttgaatatttgttttttttcatatgTAAAGCTTAAATTGAAagataattaagaatgaaagagtctttaatcatttcatcacaattcatatcgaaaaaatagaaaaatatatggGGTGAGAGAGGCTCCATCCTAATTAGCACCCCATTTAATTCATGTTAAGTGGATTGTTGGGATTTGGGGGTACattcattgaaaaaaaaaagtatttcagGAAggttatttttcattatgatccttcttattatttttaaattattctagtagtaaatttaaaatagttaaaaactCCATAAAGAAGGATgataaattctttttaaataattacgtagacatataaaagaaattgatttattttgaaCTCTGAAAAATAATCTACTCAATGTGAACTAGAGGGATTGAGGGATTATCATCTTATGTTGTAAACgtgtgtttttattttcttctttcctacaaattaatagtaaaaaatttgaaaaatatatttaattttgtatacaaTATTTTTC
Proteins encoded in this window:
- the NCED1 gene encoding 9-cis-epoxycarotenoid dioxygenase codes for the protein MATTTSHATNTWIKTKLSMPSSKEFGFASNSISLLKNQHNRQSLNINSSLQAPPILHFPKQSSNYQTPKNNTISHPKQENNNSSSSSTSKWNLVQKAAAMALDAVESALTKHELEHPLPKTADPRVQISGNFAPVPENPVCQSLPVTGKIPKCVQGVYVRNGANPLFEPTAGHHFFDGDGMVHAVQFKNGSASYACRFTETERLVQEKALGRPVFPKAIGELHGHSGIARLMLFYARGLFGLVDHSKGTGVANAGLVYFNNRLLAMSEDDLPYHVKVTPTGDLKTEGRFDFDGQLKSTMIAHPKLDPVSGELFALSYDVIQKPYLKYFRFSKNGEKSNDVEIPVEDPTMMHDFAITENFVVIPDQQVVFKMSEMIRGGSPVVYDKNKVSRFGILDKYAKDGSDLKWVEVPDCFCFHLWNAWEEAETDEIVVIGSCMTPPDSIFNECDEGLKSVLSEIRLNLKTGKSTRKSIIENPDEQVNLEAGMVNRNKLGRKTEYAYLAIAEPWPKVSGFAKVNLFTGEVEKFIYGDNKYGGEPLFLPRDPNSKEEDDGYILAFVHDEKEWKSELQIVNAMSLKLEATVKLPSRVPYGFHGTFINANDLANQA